Below is a window of Pseudoalteromonas undina DNA.
AAATACTCTTGTGTTGCTGCAAACCAAATGGTGATATCAGTATTAATTTAAAGTAACTAACTCACATTAAGCGTATTTAACAGCACGAGAATAATATAAAACAGCTAGGTTTGTACCAAACCTGTTTGCCGTGTTTTTAAACTCAAACACGCCTACTAGTACAGTGTTATTTACTCTGAATATTCTGCAGGCACAAATCGGTAATGACCCGTAATTGTATACGCAAAAAGCATATCGCTCATTTCTGGTCCACGACCAATATTATGCACAATAAGCTGGTTGCCGCTGCCCTGCGCTATTTCATTAACGACCATACCAATATGCGGTAAATTACCTGGCAGCATCCAAGTAACTATGTCACCGGCTTTATAATCCTCTGCATTAAGCGATTTAGTTAACACTTTTGCATGGCGCTCAAAGTAAACTTGTAAGTTAGGTACACGTCGATGGTCAATGTTTTTATCTGGCTTGGTTAATCCCCAAATACGTTTGGAAGGATATACGCGAAAATTATCCTGCATGTCTTCATGTACTAATTTTTGCAAATCAATACCAAGCTGTCGGTACGACCTAATTAAAACATCGGTACACACACCAATATTAGCGGGCACATCACCACCTGGGTACTCAAGCTTATGATAGGCGCCATCGTAAGTTACTGGTTGTGTTGTTCTATGGATTAATGCATTAACGATATCATCATCAAAAGAGCTCGCCTGCACATGAAAAGCAAATAGGGCTAGTGGATAGAGAAAAAAACGTGACATATAAATTCCTTTTATAATTTTAACTAAAGCTGTTGAATAATATAATCAGGAATATTAAATTTATTTCCATTACTGGTATAGTGCGCATCAAGTTCATAGGCCATTATTTCAAGTGGGGCATCATTGTAACCAAACGTTTGGATTTCATTGATGTAGCGCATTATAAAGGCGTGCACGCTGAGTTCACGCCATTGAACTACATGAACAAGCTCATGAAAATGTACTCTTAAATTATGCACAGCGTTAGGTAATATATAATATGTATTTTTATAAGTTATTCCAGCTACATCCATATCAATAAAATTGCTTAAACCAAGTTCACGTAAACCTGTAAAGTCAGGTTTAGGAATTTTATCAACAACTACATAAAATGCAGTTTTCAAAAATTCATTTGGGTAAAAGCCCTCAAACTCGCTAGCAAATTTTTCACAGCATATTCTTTGATTTGCATACTCGCTATTCGTTTTATCAATCCATTGTTCTATTTGCGCTAGCATTTTTTCTCCAAAAATTACTCGGTAAGTTATTTATAAATATTTTATGAAGTTGAACTTTATCTTCTTCATAAAAAAGCGCCAAGTGTAAACTACTGGCGCTGATTATTAATAATCACTATAAAGTTGCCTAACCTTCTTCTTCAACCAGTGACTCTAATAGTTCATGGATCTCTGACTTTAATTCTTTATCTTCAATTTTATTCGCACTGACTTTAGCATCTTGTAGGTTTTTAATCGCCGCTTCTTTGTCACCCAACTCAAGCTGTAAAGTAGCCATAGAAAATGCAACCGACGACATATGATCTTTGTTATTGATTTCAATCGACTTCTGTAATGCTTTTTCATAAGTCTCAATAGCGTCTTCTAGCTCTTCGGTAAAATCTGCTAAAGTTTCCCACTGTACAGGGTGATCTTTAGCGGTATTTTCGTTTTCAATACAAATTGCTTTGAGCTCTGCATATAAAGATTCGAATTGTTTAGTATCATTCTTATTGGCAGCTGCCATCAGCTTTTCTGCTAAATCGTGAACCGCTTTGTATACTTTAGTATTCATAATTACTCGCTACCTTAATTAATGCGCCTTTTTAATTTTTTACAGCGCTGTATCCGAAACATATGTCTTAATAGTACATTATTATTAAGCGCCGCGTTGTTACAAAAGTATAATAAGCAACAATAAACGCTGTTTAGTTTATTGACGTGGATATTAGGGTGCTACACTTAATGCCTACTATAAAAAGCAACAGTTAATATCTACCCTATGCAAAATTGCAATCAATGCGGTAAGTGCTGCACAAAATACGGTGCGGCAGATTTAGATACTAATCAGGATGAAATTCAAATGTGGGCTTTATTCAACCCTGAAATATTTCAATACGTTAAAAACGATAAATTATGGTTTGACCCAACAACGGGTGAGCAATTAACGCAATGCCCATTTTTAGAGCTTGCCAATAAAGCATCTCCTGAAGAAAAAGATAAATATACTTGCAGTATTTATCATGACCGACCCCAAGATTGCAGGCATTATCCAAGCTTAATTTCAGAAATGATAAACGATGAATGTGAAATGCTTGAACCAGTTGATAAGCAAAATCATTTTAGAGCACAAAAAAAGTTAGACATACTGATGATAGACAGCCGCTCCTAAATTTAACTGTAATAATGCCGTGCTAAATTAAATTTATCGCTCTCTTGTGTTATTCAACGCAAATTTTAAAGTTATAGTATAACATTGTTGATAGCATAATTTTGTAGTGTTATATTATATCACAACATAACAACCACGAATTGAAGTAACTATGACTAAGCTAACACTCATATCCTCAGCACTACTGTCTGTTTTGTGTTCTCACTCTGCACTTGCAGCGACGATTAACGGCACGGTAACAGATACAAAAAAGCAACCCATTGCCAATGCCACGATTCATGTTCATGGTAAGTCAAAAAGCGTGCAAAGTAATGCACAAGGCCAGTTTAGTATCGACATAGATGCTAAAAGTCAATTACATATCAGTAAAGATAACTACCTAGATTCTCGTATATCGCTTGAAAATACAGACAACACTATTAATGTTACTTTAAAGCCAACTTCGGTTGAAACTGTTGTTGTATATGCCTCAGCCCTGCATAAAAATAGCTTAGAAATGATTTCACCAGTAAGTGTGCTATCAGGCGATGAGCTAAAAAATAAAGCTAAGCCGACGCTAGGTGAGACACTTAAAGGCATACCTGGCGTTAATGCTAGTTATTTTGGCCCTGTTTCATCAAGTCCGATTATCCGCGGCCTAGGTGGTCCTCGAGTTAAAATTACTCAAAATGGTTTGGATAGCAGCGATGCGTCTCGCATTGGACCTGATCACGCTACATCAAGTGACAGTCTAGCGGCAGAGCAAATTGAAGTGTTACGTGGCCCAAGCACCCTACTTTATGGCTCTGGTGCTATTGGCGGTGTAGTGAATGTGGTTGATAACCGTATTCCAACCAATAACATTGACTCTTTATCTGGGGCAGCACAATACACGCACGATACAGTTTCAAATGCGAATACATTCGCAGCAAAACTAGAAACTGGCAGCGATAACTTTAATTTCCATTTTGATGGTACTAAACGCAGCGGTGATGATTACCAAACACCTCGTTTTAATTTACCGGATGAACATGAAGAAGGTGAAGTACATGTTGAAGGCGATGAAGAAACAGCTACTTCAGTTGAAAATACCTTTATAGACAGTGAAACAGTTAATTTTGGTACTAGCTATGTGGGTGAGCATTTAACCGTTGGATTTTCATACGGTAATATCGAAACAGACTATGGTATTCCAGGCCATTCACATGCTCATAATGAACACGATCATACACATGAAGAAGCAGGCGAGCATGAAGAACACGAAGGTGAAGAACATGCAGAAACACCTGTTTATGCTCATTTAGAACAAGACCGTTGGCAGGGGCTGGTAAGTTATGCATTTCATGATAACTGGATTGAGTCAATCAACCTACGTGTTGGTTACACAGACTATACCCATAGTGAAATTGAAGACGGCGCTATTGGCACCACTTTTAGTAATGAAACCACTGAAGCACGTTTAAACGTAGAGCATCAATTAAGCCAATGGCATGGCATGATTGGCTATCACTATAGTGAGTCTGATTATGACGCGATTGGTGAAGAAGCGTTTACACCTGCAAGTATCACGACGACTCATGCGCTATATTTACTTGAAGAACGCAAGTTTGGTGACGTCACCGTAGAACTTGGCGCCCGTTTAGAAGATTATGAGATAAAAAGTGATGTGGATACACATCAGCATAGCCATGATGACGAACCTGCATCAGCAGATGAAACTGTTAACTACACCCAAAGCTTTACTAATCTAAGTGCCTCAGCAGGTGCAATTTGGGAGTATATGCCAAGTCACAACCTAGCCGTTAGTTTGTCACATTCAGAGCGTGCACCACTTTCAGCGGAGCTACTCTCTAATGGTGTGCATATTGCTACTGGGACTTACGAACTTGGTTTGGGTTACCATATTGAAGGTAACGAAGCGCATTTTGAGCCTGAAGAAATTAAACAAGAAACATCAACTAATCTAGATATTAGTTTACGTCGCTTTAGTGGAGACTTTGGTTACACTGTCAACTTCTTCTATAACGACATTAAAAACTTTTATTATCAGCAAAACACAGGATTAGTGTTTGATGAAATGGATGGTTTTGAACCTGCTGCCATTGGTCACAGTGACGCAATTGATGTTTATCAGTTCACAAGTAAAGATGCTGAGCTGTATGGTTTTGAATTTGATGTACATTATCAAATAAACCCCAGCGCCATGGTAAAAGTATTTGGTGATTCTACTCGCGCCAAACTAAAAGATAATGAAGGAAATTTACCACGCATTCCTGCTAATAAATTGGGTTCAGAACTGCAATACACCCTAGGTAGCGCACAATTTACCTTAACAGGAACACATTATTTTGAGCAAAATGATATTAGTGCATACGAAACAGCAACAGATGGCTATACATTGATTGATTTACAAGCCAATTATCAGCTTGATTTAGGTACCGTTGACACACAGCTTTACCTAAGTGTTGATAACATTACTGATGAACTTGGTTTTGTACACAGCTCGTTTATTAAAGACACCGCGCCACTTCCTGGCCGTAACTTCCAATTTGGAGTAAGAGGCTACTTTTAAACAAAGATCAGTTTAATGAGACAATAAAAAACCGCATTCATATTAATGAATGCGGTTTTTTCATAACTAAAATGTTATGTACGTTCTAATTAAAGAATTGCGTGTAACTCAACGTCGAATACAAGTGTTGAGTAAGGTGCGATTGCTGCACCGGCACCACGTTCACCATAAGCAAGCTCATGAGGAACGTATAAGCGCCACTTAGTACCTACTGGCATCATTTGTAATGCTTCAGTCCAACCTTTGATCACGCCGCCCACTGGGAATTCAGCAGGTTGACCGCGCTCGTATGAGCTGTCAAAAACAGTACCGTTTACTAAAGTACCGTGGTAATCAACACGTACTGTAGACTCAGCAGTTGGCTTCTCGCCTTCACCTGTTGCAAGTACTTCGTACTGAAGACCTGACTCAGTTACTGTAATTTCAGGACGTTTTGCGTTTTCTTCTAAAAATGCAATTCCTTCAGCAGCGAGTACTTTAGCTTCTTCTTCACGACGAGCTTGGATCTCTTCGTTAATTTTTTCAAATGCAGCTTGGATCTCAGGGATCTCAACTTGAAAAGCACTGCCTGCATACGCATCTTTCATGCCTTCAAATACTGAATTTAAGTTTAAACCTTCAAAAGGATTAGCCTTAAGTTGCTCACCCATTTGTAAGCCAATACCGTAACTTGCTTTTTCAGCATCTGTAGTAAAATTATCTGACATAATGTGTTATTCACGTTTTGTTAGTTAAAAGACCCGTATATGCTATCACAAAATAAAAGGTCTTTGGTGCTAGTTTTTATTGAGTTTTTCTTTAATTAAACCAATAGCAAAGGTACACACAGGCAAACTGAGCAAAATTCCAACAAGTAAGCTCATCGACAATAATCCAGCCACACCGACCAGTAAAAGAGGCACAGCTACTAAACCGATAATGCCAATATAAAACGCGCCCCATACAGGCCAATAATTATCGTATTTTGTAATTAAATGCCCCGATAAAATATTAAACCCGATGCCATATAATAAGGTCATTATTAGTGCGTCGTCTGGATATGCATCAATAGCCATTTTTTGTAATAACGATATGGCGCTTTGGTAACAATAACCAAACACAGTCCATAGAAGAATGTGCTTAAGTAAACGTTTAGAAAAGGATAATTCCGGGGACTGTGACATTATAAAGCTCCAGATAGCAAAAAACCGCCAATAAGGCGGTTTTTTAAATAATGGTGGAGAGATAGGGATTTGAACCCTAGAGGGGCTATAAACCCCTGCCGGTTTTCAAGACCGGTGCATTCGACCACTCTGCCATCTCTCCGTACGGCGCGCATAATAAGATCATACGCTTAGCTTGTAAAGCCCTATTTTAATAAAACCGGCTAAATAGTTAAATATAAACCGCTTTAGTTAGCAATTAGCCATTATTAGTAATATTGCTTAGGCCTACGAGCAATCCAAGAGCACACTAAACAGACCAATAAGCTGGCTGTTAAAAATGCAATACTTTGAAATATTAAATCGAAGCGATTAAGGTCATCGCTCGGGATCACAACCAATACAAATGAAGGCAGTACAGTGAACAGTAAAACATAACAACATATTTTAAAAGCTCTGCCAAAATCAAACCGTTTCGATTGTTGCATCCACCAAGTTAGCAATACCAGCACCCCTATTGCTGAAGCAGCAATAAAATGCTCAGCTTGAGTGCTCATTGCAACATAAAATGTCGCAAGCGCGCCAACTACACCCCAGATTGACCAAGCAAACCAGTTTTCTTTTTCACGTAAAAATAAATTTCCCATCATTTTCGTCTTCTTTATCGTTATTATTGGTAAGACTTTCCATACATTACCAAAAAATAACCGATTAAAAAACAAACTGAAGAAGATTTATTACGTTTAGTGCTTCCGTGCGCTTCTCGCAGCTACAATATTAACCGCAGTAGTGTAACACGATTAACTTAATGAATTATGACTATATTGAATATAAAAAGTTCATACTATTTCTACAAAAAACTAAAATAATTTTCTGGTTTGTGCCTTGGTGACTTTTTGCATTCAATTACCGGCGTCCCTAAATATAAATAACCGACTATTTCATCATCATCATTTAAGTTAAGCGCCTGTTTAACACTGGGGCTTTGTGCAAAGTAACCCGTACGCCAAATACCGCCTACCCCCTGAGCGAATGCGGCTTGTTGCATTGCCAATACGCCACAACCTGCGCTTTGTACTTGTTCAATTCTAGGAACTTTTGGGTGTGGTTGATATTTTGCAATCGCAATAATAATCATGGGTGCTCTAAGCGGTAACTCCTTAGCGCGATTAATTACTTTTTCAGCCTGCTGCTCTGCTATAGCGCTTTGATAATAAATTTCACCTAACTTATGACGCGCATCACCTTGAACAATAATATATTGCCACGGTGCAATACAGCCATGATCGGGCACTCTCAACCCAGCCTGCTGAATAATGTTTAACTGCTCTTCATTAGGCCCTGGCGCTGTCAATTTTGCATCAGATTGGCGAGTGAGTAAAAGCTCAATAGCATCCATAGTGTGCTCTCAAAATTCAAAACGTAAGAGTAACATTTATAAGTAAAAAATAAACACTGCAGGCTTAAAACTACTAAGCAGATAAAATTAATGAAGCGAGTGTTTATATCCTAGTAACTATTGATGTAGGCACCGCGTTTAAACCAATAATCTAGGCTTACAAAACGCCCACCTCCGGTAAAGAATAAGCTAAGTAACATAGCAAAATAAATAGCAGAAAATTCGATGCCGTTATTTAGTATTGATGGTTTACCTTTTTCGTATAGGTAATCTTCAAAGCCATATTCTTCAACTAAGCTGCGAATTTTACCTATGCGGACTTGTACTTCTTTTGAATTTTCAAGGCTTTCTTTGGCACCAGGAACTGATAGCCAATCAAGTACTTGGGCGGCACTTGTTTGTGGATTTGTTGGCGCTATAGCAAACCAGCCGTTATGCCAGTGTACTGTTGTTGCTGCTACCACCATTGTAAACATAAGTGGAATACTCACTAAGCGCGTAAATAAACCAATAAGTAAAAACCAACCTCCTAAAAACTCACTCCAACCGGCTAAAAAAGCAAGCAAATCAGGAAACGGTAATCCTAATCCCCAGTCACTATTGCCAAACCACTGAACGACATCATCAGAGGCTAAAAACTGGTTAAAAAAACCATTAGTATCGCCACTTATTGCGAGTTTGTTATAGCCTGCAATAATCATTACAGGCGCTAAAATCAAGCGAAAAAGCAAAGCAGGCAAACCATCCAATAAAGATAATTTACCTATAATATTGTCGTAAAGTGTAATTAATTTAATCATGCGCACTCTTGTATGTTCATTGTTTATTAAGTTATAGACTATAAACAAACATGACCGCGCACAGAGCTAAATTATTTCGCCCTTAAAGATTAAATTTGCCTTGCTACTTGTAACGCTTCAAATATTGCGCGTTTAGCATCAATAGCAGCAGCGAGTTTAGCGCCACCAATAACATGCACGTTGGCGTTCTCTGCTTGTGCCTTAAATAACTCGTCGTTAGACACTTGACCAATACAGGCAATAACCGTATCAACTGGCAGTACTTGAGTTTCACCAGCAACACTAATGGTTAGGCCGTTTTTATCAAAACTATGGTATTGGCAGTCTGCAATTTGTTTAACACCATGTTGTTTGGCAACTTGACGATGGATCCAACCAGTAGTTTTACCTAAGTCACCACCAAAGCGCCCTGCACTGCGTTTTAGCATATAGAGTTGACGTTCATCTTTATGCGGCTGAGGTTCACACTCTATGCCCCATTGGGTTTTAAAGTCGCTGATGCTTTGTGATTTATGTTCACTTAAAAATGCCACCATATCAAAACCAATACCGCCTGCGCCTAATATAGCAATAGAATTACCCAGCTCTACTTCACCGCGTATAACTTCATCGTAAGCAAATACACGCTTATCATCGCTGCATTTAATCGTAGCTTCACGTGGTCTTACACCAGTTGCAAATACCACATCATCAAACTCAGCTAGCATACTGTCACTAAATGCTTTACCTAATTCAATGGTTACATTTAGACGCTTAAGTTCATTACTAAAGTAAGCTAATGTATGA
It encodes the following:
- a CDS encoding TonB-dependent receptor encodes the protein MTKLTLISSALLSVLCSHSALAATINGTVTDTKKQPIANATIHVHGKSKSVQSNAQGQFSIDIDAKSQLHISKDNYLDSRISLENTDNTINVTLKPTSVETVVVYASALHKNSLEMISPVSVLSGDELKNKAKPTLGETLKGIPGVNASYFGPVSSSPIIRGLGGPRVKITQNGLDSSDASRIGPDHATSSDSLAAEQIEVLRGPSTLLYGSGAIGGVVNVVDNRIPTNNIDSLSGAAQYTHDTVSNANTFAAKLETGSDNFNFHFDGTKRSGDDYQTPRFNLPDEHEEGEVHVEGDEETATSVENTFIDSETVNFGTSYVGEHLTVGFSYGNIETDYGIPGHSHAHNEHDHTHEEAGEHEEHEGEEHAETPVYAHLEQDRWQGLVSYAFHDNWIESINLRVGYTDYTHSEIEDGAIGTTFSNETTEARLNVEHQLSQWHGMIGYHYSESDYDAIGEEAFTPASITTTHALYLLEERKFGDVTVELGARLEDYEIKSDVDTHQHSHDDEPASADETVNYTQSFTNLSASAGAIWEYMPSHNLAVSLSHSERAPLSAELLSNGVHIATGTYELGLGYHIEGNEAHFEPEEIKQETSTNLDISLRRFSGDFGYTVNFFYNDIKNFYYQQNTGLVFDEMDGFEPAAIGHSDAIDVYQFTSKDAELYGFEFDVHYQINPSAMVKVFGDSTRAKLKDNEGNLPRIPANKLGSELQYTLGSAQFTLTGTHYFEQNDISAYETATDGYTLIDLQANYQLDLGTVDTQLYLSVDNITDELGFVHSSFIKDTAPLPGRNFQFGVRGYF
- a CDS encoding YkgJ family cysteine cluster protein; protein product: MQNCNQCGKCCTKYGAADLDTNQDEIQMWALFNPEIFQYVKNDKLWFDPTTGEQLTQCPFLELANKASPEEKDKYTCSIYHDRPQDCRHYPSLISEMINDECEMLEPVDKQNHFRAQKKLDILMIDSRS
- a CDS encoding NAD(P)H nitroreductase, whose product is MDAIELLLTRQSDAKLTAPGPNEEQLNIIQQAGLRVPDHGCIAPWQYIIVQGDARHKLGEIYYQSAIAEQQAEKVINRAKELPLRAPMIIIAIAKYQPHPKVPRIEQVQSAGCGVLAMQQAAFAQGVGGIWRTGYFAQSPSVKQALNLNDDDEIVGYLYLGTPVIECKKSPRHKPENYFSFL
- a CDS encoding tetratricopeptide repeat protein, with product MNTKVYKAVHDLAEKLMAAANKNDTKQFESLYAELKAICIENENTAKDHPVQWETLADFTEELEDAIETYEKALQKSIEINNKDHMSSVAFSMATLQLELGDKEAAIKNLQDAKVSANKIEDKELKSEIHELLESLVEEEG
- a CDS encoding FKBP-type peptidyl-prolyl cis-trans isomerase, with protein sequence MSDNFTTDAEKASYGIGLQMGEQLKANPFEGLNLNSVFEGMKDAYAGSAFQVEIPEIQAAFEKINEEIQARREEEAKVLAAEGIAFLEENAKRPEITVTESGLQYEVLATGEGEKPTAESTVRVDYHGTLVNGTVFDSSYERGQPAEFPVGGVIKGWTEALQMMPVGTKWRLYVPHELAYGERGAGAAIAPYSTLVFDVELHAIL
- a CDS encoding DoxX family protein, yielding MIKLITLYDNIIGKLSLLDGLPALLFRLILAPVMIIAGYNKLAISGDTNGFFNQFLASDDVVQWFGNSDWGLGLPFPDLLAFLAGWSEFLGGWFLLIGLFTRLVSIPLMFTMVVAATTVHWHNGWFAIAPTNPQTSAAQVLDWLSVPGAKESLENSKEVQVRIGKIRSLVEEYGFEDYLYEKGKPSILNNGIEFSAIYFAMLLSLFFTGGGRFVSLDYWFKRGAYINSY
- a CDS encoding DUF1287 domain-containing protein, translating into MSRFFLYPLALFAFHVQASSFDDDIVNALIHRTTQPVTYDGAYHKLEYPGGDVPANIGVCTDVLIRSYRQLGIDLQKLVHEDMQDNFRVYPSKRIWGLTKPDKNIDHRRVPNLQVYFERHAKVLTKSLNAEDYKAGDIVTWMLPGNLPHIGMVVNEIAQGSGNQLIVHNIGRGPEMSDMLFAYTITGHYRFVPAEYSE